A genomic window from Buteo buteo chromosome 13, bButBut1.hap1.1, whole genome shotgun sequence includes:
- the SRSF2 gene encoding serine/arginine-rich splicing factor 2 codes for MSYGRPPPDVEGMTSLKVDNLTYRTSPDTLRRVFEKYGRVGDVYIPRDRYTKESRGFAFVRFHDKRDAEDAMDAMDGAVLDGRELRVQMARYGRPPDSHHSRRGPPPRRYGSSGYGRRSRSPRRRRRSRSRSRSRSRSRSRSRYSRSKSRSRTRSRSRSTSKSRSARRSKSKSSSVSRSRSRSRSRSRSRSPPPASKRESNSRSRSKSPPKSPEEEGAVSS; via the exons ATGAGCTACGGGCGCCCTCCGCCGGACGTGGAGGGCATGACGTCCCTCAAGGTGGACAACCTGACCTACCGAACGTCCCCGGACACGCTCCGGAGGGTCTTTGAGAAGTACGGCCGCGTGGGCGACGTCTACATCCCCCGGGACCGCTACACCAAGGAGAGCCGCGGCTTCGCCTTCGTCCGCTTCCACGACAAACGCGATGCCGAGGACGCGATGGACGCCATGGACGGGGCCGTGCTGGATGGCCGTGAGCTCCGCGTGCAGATGGCCCGCTACGGCCGCCCCCCCGACTCGCACCACAGCCGGCGtggcccgccgccgcgccgctaCGGGAGCAGCGGCTACGGCCGCCGCAGCCGCAG CCCTAGAAGACGACGCCGCAGCCGATCTAGGAGCAGGAGCCGCTCTAGATCCCGCAGTCGGTCCCGCTACAGTCGATCCAAATCCCGGTCTCGCACACGCTCTCGGTCTCGCTCCACCTCGAAGTCCAGGTCTGCCAGGAGATCCAAGTCAAAGTCCTCGTCTGTCTCCAGATCCCGGTCCAGGTCAAGATCCCGGTCCAGATCTAGAAGCCCTCCCCCTGCCTCAAAGAGGGAATCCAATTCTAGATCCAGGTCTAAGAGCCCTCCCAAGTCTCCGGAAGAAGAAGGAGCTGTATCTTCCTAG